Proteins encoded together in one Desulfuromonas acetexigens window:
- a CDS encoding c-type cytochrome: protein MKQLTLCTLFICALALLAGCDKPAPTARGVDLALGESVYTQRCASCHERGLAGAPRTDAAEEWTTALERGIDTLIANSINGYRGERGFMPPRGGHAALTDAEVTAAVHYLVNKVR from the coding sequence ATGAAACAGCTGACTTTGTGTACCCTCTTCATCTGCGCCCTGGCGCTTCTCGCCGGTTGCGACAAGCCCGCTCCCACCGCCCGGGGCGTCGATCTGGCCCTGGGGGAAAGCGTCTACACCCAGCGTTGCGCCAGCTGCCACGAGCGTGGGCTGGCCGGAGCGCCCCGTACCGACGCAGCCGAGGAATGGACGACGGCCCTGGAACGGGGGATCGACACCCTCATCGCCAACTCCATCAACGGCTACCGGGGCGAGCGCGGCTTCATGCCCCCTCGGGGCGGCCATGCTGCCCTCACCGACGCCGAAGTGACCGCTGCCGTCCATTACCTGGTCAACAAGGTTCGCTGA